A single region of the Pleurocapsa minor HA4230-MV1 genome encodes:
- a CDS encoding SRPBCC family protein, with protein MLNFRYSSLIDAPIETVWQFHERPDILDLLTPPWQPVKIIRREGGLEVGAISEFRLSLAGIPVRWVATHIECIPNRLFVDEQTNGPMKSWVHRHEFVLEGNKTRLTDAIAYEIPGGFFVELLLGWWVDSRLKEMFRYRHQVTKTNCD; from the coding sequence ATGCTCAATTTTAGATATTCCAGCTTAATCGATGCACCTATAGAAACCGTCTGGCAGTTTCATGAACGTCCTGATATTCTCGATCTTTTAACTCCCCCTTGGCAACCAGTAAAAATCATCCGTCGTGAAGGAGGTTTAGAAGTGGGGGCAATTAGTGAATTTCGACTCTCTTTGGCTGGTATTCCCGTACGCTGGGTTGCGACTCATATTGAATGCATTCCCAATCGTCTTTTTGTCGATGAACAAACAAATGGACCGATGAAATCTTGGGTACATCGTCACGAATTTGTCCTAGAAGGCAACAAGACTAGATTAACAGATGCGATCGCTTATGAAATTCCTGGCGGCTTCTTCGTTGAATTACTTTTAGGCTGGTGGGTTGATTCCCGACTTAAGGAGATGTTTCGCTATCGTCATCAAGTTACTAAAACAAATTGTGATTAA
- the ttcA gene encoding tRNA 2-thiocytidine(32) synthetase TtcA yields the protein MEATKVRTSNNFKRLQARLRGQVGKAIADYQMIEDGDRVMVCLSGGKDSYTMLDLLLSLQRKAPVSFDLLAVNLDQKQPGFPQHVLPEYLEALNVPYRIVEQDTYSTVTSIVPAGKTMCGLCSRLRRGILYRIAAEEGINKIALGHHRDDIVETLFLNMFYGGKLKAMPPKLLSDDRSNIVIRPLAYCGEAEIQKYASVREFPIIPCNLCGSQSNLQRVQIKQMLQTWERESPGRINSLFNSLQNVTPSHLADTELFDFVGLNTVVDS from the coding sequence ATGGAAGCTACCAAAGTTCGTACTTCTAATAATTTTAAACGACTCCAGGCGCGATTGCGCGGGCAGGTGGGCAAAGCGATCGCCGATTATCAAATGATCGAAGATGGCGATCGTGTTATGGTTTGTTTGTCTGGAGGGAAAGATTCCTACACGATGTTAGATCTACTTTTGAGCTTGCAGCGTAAAGCACCTGTAAGTTTTGATTTACTAGCAGTTAATTTGGATCAAAAGCAACCAGGATTTCCTCAGCATGTCTTACCAGAGTATCTAGAAGCTTTAAACGTTCCTTATCGCATCGTTGAACAGGATACTTATAGTACCGTCACTAGTATTGTTCCCGCAGGAAAAACCATGTGCGGTTTATGCTCTCGTTTACGACGAGGTATTCTCTATCGGATTGCAGCAGAAGAGGGTATTAATAAGATTGCCTTGGGACATCATCGTGATGATATTGTCGAGACTTTATTCCTAAATATGTTTTATGGAGGAAAGCTTAAAGCTATGCCACCCAAGCTGTTGAGCGATGATCGAAGTAATATTGTCATTCGCCCCTTAGCTTACTGTGGTGAGGCGGAAATTCAAAAATACGCTAGCGTTAGAGAGTTTCCGATCATTCCCTGTAATTTATGTGGTAGCCAGTCAAATCTCCAGCGAGTACAGATCAAACAGATGCTCCAAACTTGGGAAAGAGAATCACCAGGAAGAATTAATAGTCTGTTCAATAGCCTGCAAAACGTTACCCCTTCTCACTTGGCAGATACAGAGTTATTTGATTTTGTTGGTTTAAATACCGTTGTTGATAGCTAA